One part of the Desulfovibrio aminophilus DSM 12254 genome encodes these proteins:
- the drmD gene encoding DISARM system SNF2-like helicase DrmD has protein sequence MTTTNASSANGVVRFGAVPEPGQLVEVRRRQWVVTDVSSGALSPASNGDQHLVGLSSLDEDSMGEEIQVVWQMEAGAQVLEKAGLPSITGWDSNDRLEAFLDAVRWGAVTNADRSFLQSPFRSGITIEDYQLDPLVRAVEMARVNLLIADDVGLGKTIEAGLVIQELLVRHRARTVFVVCPASLQVKWQTEMQEKFGLEFRIVDTEYVKRLRRERGIHVNPWTSYPRLVTSMDWMKSGEGFRLLKDVLPPHITYPRKFDILVVDEAHNVAPASASMYALESQRTRLIRSLAPHFTHRLFLSATPHNGYQESFTSLLELLDDQRFARTVMPDEKQLHRVMVRRLKSDIVDANGKPVFPVRKLEGLEIDYSEEERQIHALLGEYTADRSKSVKGTRFEYGTDFVHMLLKKRLFSSPMAFAHTLAKHRETLERGKPKGDRDTMDDRILRKAILKTEEEYSDDSLVEEAQHEAVEVVGELAPPLSREQRDMLDRLIAWSEKARNRVDSKARAILDWIESHLKTDGRWNGKRVILFTEYRATHSWLHQILTANGFGGDRLMYLHGSMLPDEREAVKAAFQAHPDISPVRILLATDAASEGIDLQNHCNYLIHVEIPWNPNVMEQRNGRIDRHGQKEDAVFIWHPVGKGFSARVAANERSDSVKPGDVAGDHEYLMRAVLKIDTIREDLGSVGPVIARQIEEAMLGKRSGLDTASAEAKAAKARKFVTAEKRLQERIARLHERLMEAKNDFHLSPEHISRAVEVALDLAEKPSLKPTGSPQGEKESVFEVPVLPGSWGRATVGLEHPHTGVRRPITFDHDVAKGRDDVVLAHLNHRLVQMCLRLLREEIWKLDDVKRLHRVAVRTVPDSELRVPAVAVWSRLVITGGDHHRLHEELTLAGGELEHKRFARIAQVGKLEALVAQGSPIEPDQALFDVLKDRFERHEDALMAAVEARSRDRLKFLENTLDRRMKSEIADVRTVLDELEASIRKELKSDRQGGQLYLPGFSPEEMAQVKKDVHALEARLARIPEEREEEKAAIEKHYANPVDRTFPVAVVFLVPASQSRIKQ, from the coding sequence ATGACAACGACAAACGCAAGTTCGGCGAACGGTGTCGTTCGTTTCGGTGCCGTTCCCGAGCCCGGTCAACTCGTCGAGGTCCGACGTCGTCAATGGGTGGTCACCGATGTTTCCAGTGGAGCCTTGTCACCGGCGAGCAACGGTGACCAACACCTCGTCGGCCTGTCATCCCTGGACGAAGATTCCATGGGCGAAGAGATCCAGGTCGTCTGGCAGATGGAGGCCGGAGCCCAGGTCTTGGAAAAGGCGGGCCTGCCGTCGATCACCGGCTGGGACAGCAACGACCGCCTGGAAGCCTTTCTCGACGCCGTTCGCTGGGGAGCAGTCACCAACGCGGATCGCTCTTTTCTGCAATCGCCTTTCCGGAGCGGGATAACCATCGAAGACTACCAGCTCGATCCGTTGGTTCGAGCCGTCGAGATGGCTCGCGTCAATCTCCTCATCGCGGACGATGTCGGCTTGGGTAAAACGATCGAGGCGGGGCTGGTCATCCAGGAGCTGCTCGTCCGTCATCGCGCCAGGACCGTGTTCGTCGTTTGCCCCGCCAGCCTGCAGGTCAAATGGCAGACCGAGATGCAGGAAAAATTCGGCCTCGAGTTTCGGATCGTCGACACCGAGTACGTCAAGCGCCTCCGTCGCGAACGCGGTATCCACGTGAATCCCTGGACGTCCTATCCACGTCTCGTCACCTCGATGGACTGGATGAAGAGCGGCGAGGGTTTCCGGTTGTTGAAGGACGTACTCCCTCCTCACATTACCTATCCGCGAAAATTCGACATTCTGGTCGTCGACGAGGCGCACAACGTCGCACCGGCGTCGGCATCCATGTATGCCCTGGAAAGCCAGAGAACGCGACTGATCCGGTCGCTCGCACCTCACTTCACCCATCGGCTGTTTTTGAGCGCCACACCCCACAACGGATACCAGGAGTCCTTCACCTCGTTGTTGGAGTTGCTGGACGATCAGCGGTTCGCCAGGACGGTGATGCCGGACGAGAAACAACTCCACCGCGTCATGGTTCGCCGACTGAAGAGCGACATCGTCGACGCGAACGGCAAGCCGGTGTTTCCGGTGCGCAAGCTCGAAGGTCTCGAAATCGACTACTCGGAGGAGGAGCGGCAAATCCACGCCTTGCTCGGAGAGTACACGGCCGACCGTTCGAAGAGCGTCAAGGGCACGCGCTTCGAATATGGAACCGATTTCGTTCACATGCTTCTCAAAAAGCGGCTCTTTTCCTCGCCGATGGCTTTCGCGCACACACTTGCAAAACATCGGGAAACGCTCGAACGCGGCAAGCCAAAAGGCGATCGCGACACCATGGACGATCGCATTCTGCGCAAGGCGATCCTGAAAACCGAAGAGGAGTATTCGGACGATTCGCTGGTCGAAGAAGCCCAGCACGAAGCGGTCGAGGTGGTGGGCGAGCTCGCACCACCGTTGTCACGAGAGCAGAGAGACATGCTCGACCGGCTCATCGCATGGTCGGAGAAAGCACGCAACCGCGTCGACTCGAAAGCCAGGGCCATTCTCGACTGGATCGAGAGCCATCTGAAGACCGATGGCCGCTGGAACGGAAAGCGCGTGATTCTGTTCACCGAATACCGGGCCACCCATTCGTGGCTCCATCAGATTCTCACTGCCAACGGCTTCGGCGGCGATCGCTTGATGTACCTTCATGGAAGCATGCTGCCGGACGAGCGCGAGGCCGTCAAAGCCGCGTTCCAGGCGCATCCGGACATCTCGCCGGTCCGCATCCTGCTCGCTACCGACGCGGCCTCGGAAGGTATCGATCTGCAGAACCATTGCAACTACCTCATCCATGTCGAGATTCCATGGAATCCGAATGTCATGGAACAGCGCAATGGTCGTATCGACCGCCACGGGCAGAAGGAAGACGCCGTCTTCATCTGGCATCCGGTGGGGAAAGGCTTCTCCGCGAGAGTCGCCGCCAATGAACGATCAGACTCCGTCAAACCCGGCGATGTCGCGGGCGATCACGAGTATTTGATGCGTGCCGTCCTCAAGATCGACACGATCCGGGAGGATCTCGGCAGCGTCGGGCCGGTCATCGCCCGGCAGATCGAAGAAGCCATGCTCGGGAAGCGCAGCGGCCTGGACACCGCCTCGGCGGAAGCCAAGGCGGCCAAGGCGAGGAAGTTCGTCACGGCGGAGAAGCGTCTTCAGGAGCGCATCGCCCGCCTGCACGAGAGACTCATGGAGGCGAAGAACGATTTCCATCTGTCGCCCGAGCACATTTCGCGTGCGGTCGAGGTCGCTTTGGATCTGGCGGAAAAACCGTCGCTCAAGCCCACCGGATCGCCCCAGGGCGAAAAGGAGAGCGTTTTCGAAGTGCCCGTCCTGCCCGGCTCCTGGGGCAGAGCCACCGTCGGACTGGAACATCCCCATACCGGCGTTCGTCGCCCGATCACCTTCGATCACGATGTCGCCAAAGGTAGAGACGATGTTGTCCTGGCCCATCTCAACCACCGGCTGGTGCAGATGTGTCTGCGCCTGCTTCGCGAGGAGATATGGAAACTCGACGACGTCAAGCGACTTCACCGCGTGGCGGTTCGAACCGTACCCGACAGTGAATTGCGAGTCCCGGCGGTGGCGGTCTGGTCGCGTTTGGTGATCACCGGCGGAGACCACCATCGCCTTCACGAAGAACTGACCCTCGCCGGTGGCGAACTCGAACACAAACGCTTCGCCCGCATCGCCCAGGTCGGCAAACTCGAAGCTCTGGTCGCCCAAGGGTCACCGATCGAACCCGACCAGGCGCTGTTCGATGTCCTGAAGGACAGGTTCGAGCGCCACGAAGACGCTCTCATGGCCGCCGTCGAAGCGAGATCCAGGGACCGCTTGAAGTTTCTCGAGAACACCCTCGACAGGCGCATGAAAAGCGAAATCGCCGACGTCCGAACGGTTCTGGACGAACTTGAGGCCAGCATCCGCAAGGAGCTGAAGTCGGATCGCCAAGGTGGCCAGCTCTATTTGCCCGGGTTTTCGCCCGAGGAGATGGCGCAGGTGAAGAAGGACGTCCATGCCCTCGAAGCCCGATTGGCTCGGATTCCGGAAGAGCGGGAAGAAGAAAAGGCCGCGATCGAAAAACACTACGCCAACCCGGTGGATCGAACGTTCCCGGTGGCCGTCGTGTTCTTGGTGCCCGCCTCTCAATCGAGGATAAAGCAATGA
- a CDS encoding phage head closure protein, with product MPAAPYRHRVTIQAVTLIFDGMGGWEETWADLATVWARVEALKGEEYFAAAQMQNSVSHRVTMRYRADLTPTHRLVFEGRILDIEAVLPDERKSRLVIMCTEQV from the coding sequence ATGCCAGCCGCTCCATATCGCCACCGGGTGACCATTCAGGCGGTGACGCTCATCTTCGACGGCATGGGCGGCTGGGAGGAAACCTGGGCTGACTTGGCCACGGTCTGGGCGCGGGTCGAAGCCCTCAAGGGCGAGGAGTACTTCGCCGCCGCCCAAATGCAGAACTCGGTCAGCCACCGCGTCACCATGCGCTACCGCGCCGACCTCACCCCCACCCACCGTCTGGTATTCGAGGGCCGCATCCTCGACATCGAGGCGGTCCTGCCGGACGAACGCAAATCCCGCCTCGTGATCATGTGCACCGAGCAGGTGTAA
- a CDS encoding DNA cytosine methyltransferase, producing MKHGTQAKIGATPGRKVYAVDLFCGAGGLTHGLVKAGVDVRLGVDIDPACEHPYVANNNARFLLKSVEELEASELKRHYRKNGIKLLAGCAPCQTFSTYNQKATESDKRWWLLLQFSRLVDELSPDLVTMENVPRLIEQNVFDEFVANLEGNGYSVAYRVVNCAEYGVPQQRNRLVLLASKLGPISLLTPEQFGKRPKTVKEAIGNLPPLEAGTSHPKDPLHQCSALSEINMRRIKASRPGGTWRDWPRELVADCHKKSSGKTYPSVYGRMTWDDPAPTMTTQFFGFGNGRFGHPEQDRAISLREGAILQSFPPDYEFTRPGEQVCQKSIGRLIGNAVPVTLGEVIGASLLSHVSEATKKAYQSRRRSRSQ from the coding sequence ATGAAACACGGGACACAGGCTAAAATCGGAGCGACGCCAGGCCGGAAGGTCTATGCCGTCGACTTGTTCTGCGGGGCGGGTGGACTGACACATGGCCTCGTGAAGGCCGGTGTCGATGTCCGTCTGGGCGTGGACATTGATCCGGCTTGTGAACACCCCTACGTCGCCAACAACAACGCCAGGTTCCTGCTCAAATCGGTGGAGGAGCTGGAAGCCAGCGAGCTGAAGCGCCACTATAGAAAGAACGGGATCAAACTCCTCGCCGGTTGCGCTCCGTGCCAGACTTTTTCCACCTACAACCAGAAGGCAACGGAATCCGACAAACGCTGGTGGCTCCTGCTGCAGTTTTCGAGACTCGTGGACGAACTGTCACCGGATCTTGTGACCATGGAGAACGTTCCGCGACTGATCGAACAGAACGTTTTCGACGAGTTCGTGGCCAACCTCGAAGGCAATGGGTACTCGGTCGCATACCGGGTCGTCAATTGCGCAGAATACGGCGTCCCCCAACAGCGCAACCGTCTGGTGTTGCTGGCGTCCAAGCTCGGGCCGATCTCGCTTCTGACTCCCGAGCAGTTCGGCAAGAGACCGAAAACTGTCAAGGAGGCCATCGGCAACCTGCCTCCTCTAGAGGCCGGAACGAGCCACCCGAAAGACCCTCTGCACCAATGCTCCGCTCTCTCCGAAATCAATATGCGCCGCATAAAGGCATCCAGGCCCGGGGGGACATGGCGTGACTGGCCCAGGGAGTTGGTGGCCGACTGCCACAAGAAATCTTCCGGAAAGACCTACCCCAGCGTCTATGGCCGCATGACCTGGGACGATCCCGCCCCGACGATGACGACCCAATTCTTCGGGTTCGGTAACGGCCGTTTCGGCCACCCGGAGCAAGACAGAGCTATTTCACTCAGAGAAGGCGCGATCTTACAGAGCTTTCCACCAGATTACGAGTTCACTCGACCGGGAGAACAGGTCTGCCAGAAGTCCATCGGCAGGCTTATCGGCAACGCCGTTCCCGTCACCCTCGGAGAGGTCATCGGAGCCAGCTTGCTGTCGCACGTATCGGAAGCGACCAAGAAAGCGTATCAGTCGAGACGGAGGAGCCGGTCACAATGA
- a CDS encoding helix-turn-helix domain-containing protein, producing MASEQHRWLSAEEIAQHLGVSIDTIYRWIAGRGMPAHKVGRLWKFKTDEVDEWVKAGGASADSSKEDVGKDSKK from the coding sequence ATGGCATCAGAACAACACCGCTGGCTTTCAGCCGAGGAGATTGCCCAACATCTCGGGGTCAGCATCGACACCATCTACCGCTGGATAGCGGGACGCGGCATGCCCGCACACAAAGTCGGCCGCCTCTGGAAGTTCAAGACGGACGAGGTCGACGAGTGGGTGAAGGCTGGTGGCGCGTCCGCCGACTCGTCCAAGGAAGATGTAGGCAAGGATTCGAAAAAATGA
- a CDS encoding head-tail connector protein, with translation MHGRLRLITPPAMEPVSLAEAKLHARIDHDLEDGLLATFIAAARQHGEQLTGRQFVEAAYELSLDGFPCDDGPIELPKPPLQAVEAVSFVAPDGITQTMSATDYVVDTSGLLGRIYPADGAAWPAARRRRNAVTISFRTGWPVVTGNPSTPDAIKSWMLCRVTGLYEQRESFAGRSVSTLPGDFLDGLLDPWRVAGVV, from the coding sequence ATGCACGGACGTCTACGCCTGATCACGCCTCCGGCCATGGAGCCGGTCAGCTTGGCGGAAGCCAAGCTCCACGCCAGGATCGACCACGATCTCGAGGACGGGCTGCTTGCGACATTCATCGCAGCCGCGCGCCAGCATGGGGAACAGCTGACCGGAAGGCAATTCGTGGAAGCTGCATACGAGCTCTCTCTGGACGGCTTTCCTTGCGACGATGGTCCGATCGAACTGCCCAAGCCTCCGTTGCAGGCCGTGGAGGCCGTCTCCTTTGTGGCTCCGGATGGCATAACGCAGACCATGTCCGCCACGGACTATGTCGTTGATACTTCCGGACTGCTCGGCCGCATCTATCCAGCCGATGGCGCAGCGTGGCCGGCCGCCCGCCGCCGGCGCAACGCCGTGACAATCAGTTTCCGTACCGGCTGGCCCGTCGTCACAGGAAATCCGTCTACGCCGGACGCCATCAAAAGCTGGATGCTCTGTCGTGTCACCGGCCTCTACGAGCAGCGGGAGAGCTTTGCCGGAAGATCCGTCAGCACGCTCCCCGGCGACTTCCTGGACGGCTTGTTGGACCCGTGGCGGGTTGCCGGGGTGGTGTAG
- a CDS encoding restriction endonuclease, with product MKWQEYQEAVAVLYEQLDGFGTVHRNVYLPDLVTGQRRQVDVMIEMTERGHSLRMLIDAKFHSTPLDVKDIEEVAALSQAVGAHKTIIVAANGFTSPAETKARFIQCDLMTLSMEEALDLIVPDKWKMCPVCNADCIVLDQDGMTQFDDGSIFWWLAGQCRGCNCGRVHCQDCGQKMYIEIGKSLVCGCGHEWHATEEGIAIEFFKEEPQW from the coding sequence ATGAAATGGCAGGAATACCAAGAAGCTGTCGCCGTACTCTATGAACAGTTGGACGGATTCGGGACGGTTCATCGCAACGTCTACTTGCCGGATCTCGTGACGGGACAACGTAGGCAAGTCGATGTAATGATCGAGATGACCGAGCGGGGGCACTCGTTGCGTATGCTCATTGATGCGAAATTCCATTCAACGCCCCTCGACGTCAAGGATATCGAAGAAGTCGCAGCACTTTCACAGGCTGTCGGAGCACACAAAACAATCATCGTAGCGGCGAACGGATTCACTTCTCCGGCCGAGACAAAGGCTCGTTTCATTCAGTGCGATTTGATGACTCTGTCCATGGAAGAGGCTCTGGATCTCATCGTCCCTGACAAGTGGAAAATGTGCCCGGTTTGCAACGCCGACTGCATTGTCCTCGACCAGGACGGTATGACGCAATTCGATGATGGCTCGATTTTCTGGTGGCTGGCCGGGCAATGCCGTGGTTGCAATTGTGGTCGAGTACATTGCCAAGATTGCGGACAAAAAATGTACATAGAAATCGGCAAATCTCTGGTGTGTGGGTGTGGCCATGAATGGCACGCCACCGAAGAAGGAATTGCCATCGAATTTTTCAAGGAAGAGCCCCAATGGTGA
- a CDS encoding Eco57I restriction-modification methylase domain-containing protein: MVRTLSKHAEWLSLIEISGPFLTVSMLDKAFPQGLEAVETPRRQRLRAAYEEWREAVDQEDKLLPELHQEWVRLVLAELLEYDQESLVHADDWPGELPSVSSQEHVGEFKPDWIVHTPEDGKPRLFIAVLPPDTDLESVQRGDGWPVSLQERMNLLCRAHGVRVGLLTDGERWMLVNAPVGSTSSQASWYARLWFQEPITLKAFQSLLGVRRCFGPTEDTLESLLDESLRHHEEVTDTLGEQVRRAVEVLVQCLDKADEDRNRELLRDVKPAELYEAGLTVMMRLVFVLCAEERGLLLLGDSVYDRCYAVSTLRGQLAEEADRHGPEVLDRRHDAWARLLAVFRAVYGGIEHESLRMPALGGSLFDPDRFPFLEGRAKGTGWRDTSAAPLPIDNRTVLLLLNSLQILEQSGGALLLSYRALDVEQIGHVYEGLLEHTVARVPRVTLGLQGSQKAKNPNVALAELESARLDGEAALVKLVLDVTGRSESAIRNGLSKPADDTIFGRVLGVCGGDTELAERIRPFTNLLRTDAWDDPIVYRDNSFMVTLGADRRETGTHYTPKSLTESIVTTTLEPVVYVGPAEGKPREEWTLRSSREILDLKVCDPAMGSGAFLVQACRYLGEKLVEAWLHEEAVGKAITVDGEALDQLGAEEPLPSQLDERLTIARRLVAERCLYGVDVNPLAVELAKLSIWLVTLAKGRPFGFLDHNLRSGDSLLGIHRLEQLTRLRMDTESGQQYQLRIFGQNVEAAVNEAIELRKRLRATTIRDIKDVEAMARLDREARRKLESVELIADAMIGEALRCGGNTRTLNAALDTLAAMAGDFLSGNERMGEQIARQAIANLAIDFPAGSLPRKPFHWPLVFPEVFRKGGFDGMVGNPPFTGGRLVGRRFGLAYQEYLKFIRNGVKGSPDLCAYFFLRAFSLLGSKGCFGLLATKSITETGSRVVCLDQIIGKGGIVYCGSSRMPWPGNAAVVVSIAWVARNGWQGQKILDDKTVSAINGALEEDFQIERPMKLKALKGQFSQGQDVMGRGFELTAEERVAMLEADPKCAEVIFPLFNGQDLNTMPKLEPYRWVIYFRDWPEEKARQYRAAFRRIEELVKPYRDSLTGQIHQKCFWKFWDLRPKLLCEAENHAHFLASPVVTKYVSFRRVPSRNVFNHKTKIYFLYDWSDFAVLQSSIHQEWAFWTCATLGASTLSYSTSAALETWPMPIQDGREKLCAYGETYHGNREKIMLEDTIGLTQLYNRFHDPSDDDFRIEQMRRLHLEMDVAVAHAYGWGDLDLEHGFHEVPYLPTSDRMRFTISDRVRLEVLRRLSELNHQRYAEEVAQRLHGNAGARTPRRAAQTQPSLDFETGTVNTSHGEPPATVILDFLRTHTGWHAKADVLATAGITDGQWNAAIADLIAGGSVERQGVRRGARYRAVIEGEKQS, translated from the coding sequence ATGGTGAGAACTCTATCGAAACACGCCGAATGGCTCTCCCTGATCGAGATATCCGGTCCTTTCCTCACCGTGTCCATGCTGGACAAGGCGTTCCCACAAGGGCTGGAAGCGGTGGAAACACCGCGACGCCAGCGACTCAGGGCCGCCTACGAGGAGTGGCGCGAGGCGGTGGACCAGGAAGACAAGCTGTTGCCGGAATTGCACCAAGAATGGGTTCGCTTGGTGCTGGCGGAACTGCTCGAATACGATCAGGAATCCCTCGTCCACGCGGACGACTGGCCGGGCGAACTCCCGAGCGTTTCGTCGCAGGAACATGTCGGGGAGTTCAAACCCGACTGGATCGTCCACACACCCGAAGACGGAAAGCCGCGCCTGTTTATCGCCGTTCTGCCGCCGGACACCGATCTCGAATCCGTCCAGCGAGGTGATGGCTGGCCCGTTTCCCTCCAGGAGCGCATGAACCTGCTCTGCCGCGCCCATGGAGTGCGCGTGGGGCTATTGACCGATGGCGAACGTTGGATGCTGGTCAACGCGCCGGTAGGTTCCACATCCAGCCAGGCGTCGTGGTATGCCCGTCTCTGGTTCCAGGAGCCGATCACGCTGAAGGCCTTCCAGTCTTTGCTCGGTGTCCGGCGCTGTTTCGGCCCGACGGAAGACACCCTCGAATCGCTTCTGGATGAATCCCTCAGGCATCATGAGGAGGTCACGGACACCCTCGGAGAGCAGGTACGTCGTGCGGTCGAGGTGCTCGTGCAGTGTCTCGACAAGGCCGACGAGGACCGCAACCGGGAACTGCTCCGTGACGTTAAGCCCGCCGAGCTATACGAGGCCGGGCTGACCGTGATGATGCGGCTGGTATTCGTCCTCTGCGCCGAGGAGCGCGGGCTGCTCCTTCTCGGTGATTCGGTCTACGACCGGTGCTACGCCGTTTCCACCCTGCGCGGACAACTGGCAGAAGAAGCCGATCGTCACGGACCGGAGGTGCTCGACCGCCGTCACGACGCCTGGGCCAGGTTGCTCGCGGTCTTCCGGGCCGTCTATGGCGGCATCGAGCATGAAAGCCTGCGGATGCCAGCCTTGGGCGGTTCCCTGTTCGATCCCGACCGTTTTCCGTTCCTTGAGGGCCGGGCCAAGGGCACCGGTTGGCGGGATACCTCGGCCGCGCCGCTGCCCATCGACAACCGCACCGTGCTGCTGCTCCTGAACTCGTTGCAGATTTTGGAGCAGTCCGGTGGTGCACTGCTGCTGTCCTACCGTGCGCTCGATGTCGAACAGATCGGGCATGTCTACGAAGGCCTCCTCGAACACACCGTGGCTCGCGTTCCCCGGGTGACCCTGGGCCTGCAGGGATCACAGAAGGCGAAGAACCCGAACGTGGCTCTCGCGGAACTGGAATCGGCGCGCCTGGACGGCGAAGCGGCGCTCGTCAAATTGGTTCTGGATGTTACAGGGAGGAGCGAATCGGCCATCAGGAACGGCCTTTCCAAGCCTGCCGACGACACGATCTTCGGTCGGGTATTGGGTGTCTGCGGTGGGGACACAGAATTGGCCGAACGTATCCGCCCCTTCACGAACCTGCTCCGCACCGACGCCTGGGACGATCCGATCGTCTATCGCGACAATTCGTTTATGGTCACCCTCGGGGCCGACCGGCGTGAGACCGGCACCCATTACACTCCGAAATCCCTCACCGAGAGCATCGTCACCACCACGCTCGAACCGGTGGTGTACGTCGGTCCGGCCGAGGGCAAGCCTCGCGAGGAATGGACACTCAGGTCGTCGCGGGAGATTCTCGACCTCAAGGTCTGCGACCCGGCCATGGGTTCGGGGGCCTTCCTCGTTCAGGCCTGCCGCTATCTCGGCGAGAAACTGGTCGAGGCCTGGCTCCACGAGGAGGCTGTCGGTAAGGCCATCACCGTCGACGGCGAGGCGCTCGACCAGCTTGGTGCGGAGGAACCCCTGCCGTCCCAGCTCGACGAACGGCTGACCATCGCTCGCCGTCTGGTGGCCGAGCGCTGCCTGTACGGCGTGGACGTCAACCCGCTGGCCGTGGAGCTGGCCAAACTCTCCATCTGGCTGGTGACCCTCGCCAAGGGCAGGCCGTTCGGATTTCTCGATCACAACCTTCGCTCCGGCGACAGTCTGCTGGGTATTCACCGACTGGAACAGCTCACCCGGTTGCGAATGGATACGGAATCCGGCCAACAGTACCAGCTCCGCATCTTCGGTCAGAACGTCGAGGCGGCGGTCAACGAGGCCATCGAACTGCGCAAACGGCTCCGAGCCACCACCATCCGAGACATAAAGGATGTCGAGGCCATGGCCCGGCTGGACCGCGAAGCGCGGCGGAAACTCGAATCCGTCGAACTGATCGCCGACGCAATGATCGGCGAAGCTCTTCGATGCGGCGGCAATACCCGGACTCTCAATGCCGCGCTTGACACACTCGCTGCCATGGCTGGTGATTTCCTGAGCGGTAACGAAAGGATGGGCGAGCAGATCGCTCGTCAGGCGATAGCGAATTTGGCTATTGATTTTCCTGCAGGCTCACTACCTCGAAAACCATTCCATTGGCCTTTGGTATTTCCGGAAGTGTTTAGAAAAGGAGGCTTCGATGGAATGGTTGGGAATCCACCATTCACTGGAGGGCGCTTGGTAGGCCGTCGATTCGGATTGGCTTACCAGGAATATCTAAAATTCATCCGTAACGGAGTTAAAGGATCTCCCGATCTCTGCGCATACTTTTTTCTGCGAGCCTTTTCCTTGCTTGGCTCGAAGGGGTGTTTTGGCCTGTTGGCAACCAAGTCGATCACAGAGACTGGCTCTCGAGTGGTCTGTTTGGATCAGATCATTGGAAAAGGCGGTATCGTCTATTGCGGTTCTTCACGAATGCCTTGGCCGGGCAATGCGGCTGTGGTCGTTTCGATCGCATGGGTTGCTCGCAATGGCTGGCAGGGCCAGAAAATTCTGGACGATAAGACGGTATCGGCCATCAACGGCGCACTGGAAGAGGATTTTCAGATAGAACGCCCGATGAAACTCAAAGCTTTAAAAGGTCAGTTTTCGCAAGGCCAGGACGTCATGGGGCGCGGCTTCGAACTCACGGCCGAAGAGCGGGTGGCAATGCTCGAAGCCGACCCGAAATGTGCGGAGGTGATCTTCCCGTTGTTCAATGGGCAAGACCTCAATACCATGCCCAAGCTTGAGCCTTACCGCTGGGTTATCTATTTCCGAGATTGGCCAGAAGAAAAGGCGCGTCAGTATAGGGCGGCATTCCGTCGAATAGAAGAACTTGTCAAGCCCTATCGAGATTCGCTCACCGGACAAATACATCAGAAATGTTTCTGGAAATTTTGGGATTTGCGCCCAAAGCTTCTTTGCGAAGCGGAAAATCATGCCCATTTTCTAGCATCACCAGTAGTTACAAAGTATGTCTCGTTCAGAAGGGTCCCGTCTCGAAACGTTTTTAATCATAAAACGAAAATCTATTTTTTATACGACTGGTCTGATTTTGCTGTGTTGCAATCCAGCATTCATCAGGAATGGGCATTCTGGACCTGTGCCACTCTTGGGGCGTCAACACTGAGTTATTCGACATCTGCGGCATTAGAGACATGGCCGATGCCTATTCAGGACGGTCGAGAAAAATTATGTGCATACGGCGAAACGTATCATGGAAATCGCGAGAAAATAATGTTGGAGGATACGATCGGCCTTACCCAACTCTACAACCGTTTCCATGATCCGTCAGACGACGATTTTCGAATTGAGCAGATGCGTAGGCTTCATCTTGAGATGGATGTCGCGGTTGCTCATGCTTATGGATGGGGTGACCTCGACCTGGAGCACGGATTCCACGAAGTGCCGTATCTGCCCACGAGCGACCGCATGCGTTTCACCATCAGCGATCGTGTGCGGCTTGAAGTGTTGCGTCGCTTGTCGGAGTTGAATCACCAACGATATGCGGAAGAAGTTGCTCAAAGGCTACATGGCAATGCTGGGGCACGAACCCCGCGACGCGCCGCCCAGACCCAGCCCTCCCTCGACTTCGAGACGGGAACTGTGAATACAAGCCATGGCGAGCCTCCAGCCACGGTAATCCTTGACTTTCTACGTACACACACAGGATGGCACGCCAAGGCTGATGTCCTCGCCACCGCTGGAATCACGGATGGTCAGTGGAACGCGGCAATCGCCGACTTGATTGCTGGAGGCAGTGTCGAACGACAAGGTGTAAGGCGAGGTGCGCGGTATCGAGCCGTGATTGAGGGGGAGAAGCAATCATGA